The following proteins are co-located in the Micromonospora viridifaciens genome:
- a CDS encoding type I restriction-modification system subunit M, with protein sequence MITGELKNKIDRVWDAFWSGGISNPLEVIEQITYLLFIKRLDDLHTLEERKASRTGKPMQRRIFPEGCDDQWRKYDDLRWSRFKDAAPAAMFEIVGQRVFPFLRTLGGDGSTYSDHMKDARFTIPNPGLLSRVVDMLDGIDMDQRDTKGDLYEYMLGKIATAGHNGQFRTSRHIIQLMVEMTQPTPTDEICDPACGTAGFLVAAGEYIRDRHPDALFDAAQRKHFHESMFHGFDFDGTMLRIGSMNMLLHGVENPDIRYRDSLAENVSGESEKYSLILANPPFAGSLDYESTSKDLQRIAKTKKTELLFLALFLRLLKPGGRAAVIVPDGVLFGSTKAHKELRRILVEEQKLDGVVKLPSGAFKPYSGVSTAILLFTKTDSGGTDNVWFYDVTADGWSLDDKRTPLLPAEKLGPVPDAALADDEHAKNNLPDALARWFRRDGDELQRARTEQSFCVPKADIVEQGYDLSLNRYKEVVHEEVAHRAPLEILADLERLESEIQQGLADLKAMLG encoded by the coding sequence GTGATCACCGGTGAGCTGAAGAACAAGATCGACCGCGTCTGGGACGCCTTCTGGTCGGGGGGCATCTCCAACCCGCTGGAGGTGATCGAGCAGATCACCTACCTGCTCTTCATCAAGCGCTTGGACGACCTGCACACCCTCGAAGAGCGCAAGGCCAGCCGCACGGGCAAGCCGATGCAGCGCCGGATCTTCCCGGAGGGCTGCGACGACCAGTGGCGCAAGTACGACGACCTGCGCTGGTCGCGCTTCAAGGACGCGGCCCCGGCCGCGATGTTCGAGATCGTCGGGCAGCGCGTCTTTCCGTTCCTGCGGACGCTGGGCGGCGACGGGTCGACCTACTCGGACCACATGAAGGACGCCCGGTTCACCATCCCCAACCCGGGCCTGCTGTCCCGCGTCGTCGACATGCTCGACGGCATCGACATGGACCAACGGGACACCAAGGGCGACCTCTACGAGTACATGCTCGGCAAGATCGCCACGGCCGGACACAACGGCCAGTTCCGCACCTCGCGACACATCATCCAGCTCATGGTCGAGATGACCCAGCCGACGCCGACCGACGAGATCTGCGACCCAGCCTGCGGCACCGCCGGCTTCCTCGTCGCGGCTGGCGAGTACATCCGCGACCGCCACCCGGATGCGCTCTTCGACGCGGCGCAGCGCAAGCACTTCCACGAGAGCATGTTCCACGGCTTCGACTTCGACGGGACGATGCTGCGCATCGGCAGCATGAACATGCTGCTGCACGGGGTGGAGAACCCAGACATTCGCTACCGCGACTCGCTCGCCGAGAACGTCAGCGGGGAGTCGGAGAAGTACTCGCTGATCCTGGCCAACCCGCCGTTCGCCGGCAGCCTCGACTACGAAAGCACATCCAAGGACCTCCAGCGGATCGCCAAGACCAAGAAGACCGAGCTGCTGTTCCTCGCGCTCTTCCTTCGGCTGCTCAAACCCGGTGGGCGGGCAGCGGTCATCGTGCCGGACGGCGTGCTCTTCGGTTCCACTAAGGCGCACAAGGAGCTGCGCCGGATCCTGGTCGAGGAACAGAAGCTCGACGGCGTGGTCAAGCTGCCCAGCGGTGCCTTCAAGCCGTACTCGGGGGTGTCGACGGCGATCCTTCTCTTCACCAAGACCGACAGCGGCGGCACGGACAACGTCTGGTTCTACGACGTGACGGCCGACGGCTGGAGCCTGGACGACAAGCGGACACCGCTGCTGCCAGCCGAGAAGCTCGGCCCGGTGCCGGACGCCGCGCTGGCAGACGACGAGCACGCAAAGAACAACCTGCCGGACGCGCTGGCCAGGTGGTTCCGCCGGGACGGCGACGAGTTGCAGCGAGCGCGCACCGAGCAGAGCTTCTGCGTGCCGAAGGCAGACATCGTTGAGCAGGGGTACGACCTGAGCTTGAACCGCTATAAGGAGGTCGTGCACGAGGAAGTCGCGCACCGGGCACCGCTGGAGATCCTGGCCGACCTGGAGCGGTTGGAGTCCGAAATTCAGCAGGGCCTGGCCGACCTGAAGGCGATGCTCGGATGA